A single genomic interval of Paracoccus contaminans harbors:
- a CDS encoding protein-L-isoaspartate O-methyltransferase family protein, which produces MTDFQQRRTMMVDTQVRTNDVTRYPVIAAMLDIPREDFVPDARRDVAYMGDNIDLGGGRVLLEPRTLAKMLDALDIQPSELLLDVGSGYGYSAAVAGRLAQAVVALEENPDMAAAAPARLAAAGADNVAAVQGELAAGYPSQGPYDIIMVSGGIERLPEALAGQLAEGGRIIALFREGALGLVRLGFKREGRIDWRLAFHAAAPVLPGFARQAEFVL; this is translated from the coding sequence CAACAGCGCCGAACGATGATGGTGGACACCCAGGTCCGCACCAATGACGTGACCCGCTATCCTGTGATTGCCGCGATGCTCGACATCCCGCGCGAGGATTTCGTGCCCGATGCGCGCCGCGATGTCGCCTATATGGGCGACAATATCGACCTGGGCGGGGGCCGCGTCCTGCTTGAGCCGCGCACCCTGGCCAAGATGCTGGACGCGCTGGACATCCAGCCCTCAGAGCTGCTCCTGGACGTGGGCAGCGGCTATGGCTATTCGGCCGCGGTGGCGGGGCGGCTGGCTCAGGCCGTCGTGGCGCTTGAGGAAAATCCCGACATGGCGGCGGCGGCTCCGGCCAGGCTGGCGGCAGCCGGGGCGGACAACGTGGCGGCCGTCCAAGGTGAACTGGCGGCCGGCTATCCCTCGCAGGGGCCTTACGACATCATCATGGTCAGCGGCGGGATCGAGCGGTTGCCCGAGGCCCTCGCGGGCCAGCTTGCCGAAGGAGGACGCATCATCGCTCTGTTCCGGGAAGGCGCACTGGGGCTGGTGCGGCTGGGGTTCAAGCGCGAGGGCCGGATCGACTGGCGGCTTGCCTTCCATGCCGCCGCGCCCGTCCTGCCGGGCTTCGCCCGCCAAGCCGAGTTCGTGCTGTGA